The Deltaproteobacteria bacterium sequence TGCTGTCACCCTGAATGGATCAGAGCGAATCGTTACAATTGACATCAAAATTACATCTTCAGGCGATTCTATTTCGAGTAATTCTACATCATTATCCTGAATAATCGGTTTATAGTCAGGTTTAATAACAAAGGGATTTATCACAACAAAGGCTACTGAACCGTCATCAACGGATTGGAACCACCAAAATAAAATTTCTTCATCCTGTACAAGAAGTACATATCTTTTTAGATGCTCAAAACCCAATATCCCTGCCTTCATCATAATGGCCCTGGATTCATCAATATCGATATCCCCGAAGCGGGTGGTAGAAAGCCTCACTAAATTTTCTCCTTTTCTTTTTTTAATCTATCCCATATATGAGACAATTTCTTATCGCCAAGGACGTCATATTGTGCAGCAAAAATATTCTGCTCTTGAATCATTTGATAAACTTCCTCACGATGAACGGAAACATGTTTAGGAGCATCTATCCCTATACTTACCTGCTTTCCCCTGACCTCTAAAAAAGTAACCTTGATCTCATCGGCTATTCTGATTGATTCGCCTAACTTCCTTGTCAGGATCAGCATCTTCTCCCACTTATTTGAGAAAATCGAGTATTG is a genomic window containing:
- a CDS encoding flagellar assembly protein FliW (binds to flagellin and appears to stabilize flagellin during flagella assembly); the protein is MRLSTTRFGDIDIDESRAIMMKAGILGFEHLKRYVLLVQDEEILFWWFQSVDDGSVAFVVINPFVIKPDYKPIIQDNDVELLEIESPEDVILMSIVTIRSDPFRVTANLRAPIVINLKKRLAKQIILDKPDYPIQYSMMDNKLILGEESYKKEEIIASALSI
- the csrA gene encoding carbon storage regulator, producing MLILTRKLGESIRIADEIKVTFLEVRGKQVSIGIDAPKHVSVHREEVYQMIQEQNIFAAQYDVLGDKKLSHIWDRLKKEKEKI